ATTACCTTTAGTGTATGGCCTATTAGTAGGGCCTTTtggcattaaaaaaagacttacgGTAAGACTTCTTGGTTTAGTCGCCATACCGTTAAACAACCAACGTAATTTGTTTCTTACAGCAAAGACAAAGAACTTGCTCTTCAGTGGTGCGAAGTCTGTGGTGGGTAAAATATGGTCTGGAGAGGAGACATGCACCGACCCGCGGCCCATTGGACTTTCTGAGACACCTGCATGCAGCCAGACACTGCTGAGAGGACAGACACTGATTGGAAATGATGGAAGATTGACAAGAGCAGACGCTACACAAGGTGAGCCTGAACTGATAGGCAGGTGAAAGGATGACGTAAGTTACACTATAGatatattttgagaaaaatataTGTTGTCAAACTCTGGAATGGCAAGACAGCATGACAAATCTTTTCTGATGTGTCAAATAAAAGGATGCATGTGGCCTCTTCAGCAATCACTGTAGCCAGCCAAGCATTCATCCATCTATTTCAAGAATAGTATAGAGGGAAATTATTTGGTACACCTGTCAAGCTGCCCATTAAAGCAAATATCTAAACAGCCAATCACGTGGCAGCAACTCAATGCCTTTTAAGGCATGTAGACATGATCAGGATGACCTGTTGGAAGTTCCAACCAAGCATTAGAACGGGGTAGAAGGGTGACTTAAGGTACTTTGAACTTGAAGATGGTAGGGTCAGACTTTGGTGTAActatgaaagcatggatccatcccgCCTTGTATTAACGGTTCAGGCTGCTGGGTCATGTGTGGGCGGGATGTTTTCGTTTTAGGCCCCTTTCTGCCAATTGAGCATTGTTTAAAcaccacagcctacctgagtattatTAGTGACCATATCCATCCGTTTATGACCACAGTGCATCTTCTAATAGCTACTTCCAGCAAGATAATGTGTTAGAAAGCTTAAATCATCTCAAACTgttttcttgaacatgacaatgagttcactgtacaaACGTATTCAAATAGGTACCCCACTGTAAAAAGTTATTATTAATCCCACTGGCTTTCTTTGTAAGATCTGCCCTGCATAGCAACCAAGCGCTAGGATTGGCCAGACATCTATGCTTGTGCAACATACCGGAACCTGAATTGTTCAGGTCCTGTCCTCTGACCAATGGGCTCTCCCTCGCATAACCACTCGAGGTCAATGTCTAACCTCAACCAATCGGGCTGCTTTGCAGAGCGGGTCATGGTAGTGTAATGTTATATGGTAATGTGCAAAATCCATTTGGACAAGATCCACAGTCTATGACAGGGCAGACAGTAGTCATTGAAATATAACATTGGTGGGATTGACACGAAAATAGTCTAAAATGATGTAAGAACAGTGACATCTAGTGATGTAGGCAAAGCAGTACCATGGTCCTCCAAAGCATACTAAAGGCAATCAATAGGGCagacatgtcatagtaggaaaagcacaggtgtattaAAAACCATTTTacgatggctgcattccactttgGAGAGGCCCTAGTATTGTGCATGCCGATGCACTGCAATAGCTTGAGCCATCgttaaggttatcaatttcagctgtgcttttcctactatgacaggTCAACATGTCTCCTGTCAAAAAGGTCTATAAATGTGGATCCTTTAGAGTACCTGAAGCACTCACTAAAGATAGGTTCACATTTGATCAAATCTTAAACAATTTCAACCTGtacctattttcctatgtttttgtgtctgtgactcatggaaacaacaatctcagtccagtattaagcaagctTGGtgcagtggcaaaacaagctataatgtaatttaatagggcaattgtccagcttgtatttaccttcacaaaagtgctcattttgccACCGAAAGTCAGATTTACattctaagtgactgatgacATTACAAAAAGTATTCCTTCAGagagacctttaaaacctctttgagacatTTCTGTTTTAACCAGAAACGGCTCTAAGGTTGCTAgaactaaacccaccagactctattcccaaaaaaaaaaaagcgtatGTAAAGCcaacattttcacatgtaaatcaataaactgtttatttcaaccaaagcTACAGTTGTGATGGACCCAAAACGTCTtgtcatagttttattttgtttcggTCGACtttaagtgtattttacgatgctataattactgtttatttacatggagtctggtgggattAGCAAATGTAATTTCATGGGCCTCCTTAGAAATtgtttccataatgttgtcagatacTTATTGATCTGAGCCTGTTTGTTACAAAACAAAGCACTTTTGTGAATGTAAACACATGTTGGACAATTGCCCATTAAtatacattgtagcttgtttcactgccgacttaatactggaccactTTCAAAGATTATTCCccttagtcacttagacacaaacatAGGATAATaaggttgatttaaaaaaaactatagttaccctttaatgaCCACCTAAATACATGCTGAATTTCATGTGGTCAGATTTCCCTATTTTACTCGGTAATAAGGCTCTGACGCACAATCATTGGGTACTGAGGGCcgcaaagcacacacacacagtttgtttaTCAGAACTGGAGCGAAGAGGGATCACTTCTCAACTGCAATTACAggatctttttttgtcttttagagTACAAGAGGTCACTATACTCAAAGGCCAAAAGCGGATGATTAGTTCAGTTCATATGTTTCACCAGCAGGTGTCAGGGTTGTCACACATTTGGATGCTCGGtttggttacttttttttttaagccaaataCTCACCTGGTGTGCTGTATGGATGTGTGCTTTTATCTAGGTGCACCAGGGGCTCCTACAGGCTGCTGTGTGTGTCAGAAGAGCCAGGGGTCCAGGACACTATGCTCCCAATGTGACCGTCTAGCCTGTTCCTCCTGTACTCGGCAGTGCTCCAGCTGCTCCAGCCTCTGCTGCTCTGTCTGCACCATCGTAGAGTAAGTCCAAATTTGATTTCCTTTTCTATTAGTTCACTCACATACTAAGGCAAAGACATTGTGCCTTTGTACACTATACAATACAGCGGACACATTGTACACTACGTTAGTGTTATTGGCTAATTGTGACAGTggcattttgtaatttttttttttttaaagctataacTAGGGCAACACGATATGACCTAAAATCCAAATCACGATTTAATTGCACATTCTACCTTGATAACGATAAATTAAACGATAATTAATAACattctaaattattttttctgaAGCCCAAATGTTTCCAGACAACAACACTGCAGGGTTTTTTGGGCATAAGTTGCTCAGTTGACTCTGACTTGGTGTTTGAGTTATCCTCCATTATGCTTTCCATGCGGCTGTCATGTACGTTTAGCAGCTTCAGAATTTCGAtgtcaatacatttttatttttttttgattaatcttCAAGCCCTGGATAAAACTGTCATATTagtc
Above is a genomic segment from Etheostoma spectabile isolate EspeVRDwgs_2016 chromosome 20, UIUC_Espe_1.0, whole genome shotgun sequence containing:
- the siva1 gene encoding apoptosis regulatory protein Siva, which produces MTKRACPFPETFSSQYKIHVGQQELNNYGVFGNKYRQEIYAKTKNLLFSGAKSVVGKIWSGEETCTDPRPIGLSETPACSQTLLRGQTLIGNDGRLTRADATQGAPGAPTGCCVCQKSQGSRTLCSQCDRLACSSCTRQCSSCSSLCCSVCTIVDYSGQYDEVLCCSCST